DNA from Candidatus Binatia bacterium:
TGTTCTGCTTCAACCCACAGGACATGGCGATCACCGATGCCAAGCTCGACCGTCCGTCGGTCGTGGGTGGGGCATCTGTCTATCCGTCCGTTGAGAACCTGCTGCTCGCCTGCCGAGCAGAAGGCCTCGGCTGTGTCCTGACCACCCTGCTCTGCAGCTGCGAGGACGAGGTCCGCGAACTGCTGAAGATCCCCGAACCCTGGGGCACCGCCGCGGTGATCCCGATCGGCTATCCAGTGCTCCGCGGCCACGGGCCGGTCTCGCGGCGGCCGGTCGCGAAGCTCGCGTTCGCCGACGAATGGGGCAACGCCTTCGAGTAGGCGGTCCCACTCGGAGTTCTCCATGGAATTCGGCGTCGCCCTTCCCCACTTCGGCCCGCAGGCCCGCGCTCCCGGCGTCGCCGAACGCTTGCGCGACGTCGCTCAGGCAGCGGACCGACTCGGTTACGACATCGTATGGACGGCGGAGCACGTGATCTTCCCGCGCTCCGTCGAAACACCGTACCCTTATGGCGACAGCTTCCCGTACGACATCAATGATCCCGTGCTCGATCCGGTCGCTACGCTCTCGTGGGTGGCCGCCGCGACCACGCACGTTCGGCTCGGTTCGGCCGTGCTCGTCCTGCCGTACCATCACCCCGTCACGCTGGCGAAGTCGCTCGCGACGCTCGACGTCCTCTCCGGCGGACGCGTTCTCCTCGGCGTTGCCGGCGGATGGCTGCGCGAAGAGTTCGAACTCCTCGGCGTCCCGTTCAAAGAGCGCGGCGCGCGAACGGACGAGGCGATTGACCTGATGAAGCACCTCTGGACGACAGAGACAGCTGACTTCGAAGGGCGCTTCCACCAGGTTCGGGATGCCGCGTTCTTTCCGAAACCAATCCAGGCGCCGCACCCGCCCATCTGGATCGGCGGCGACAGCGCGGCCGCACTCCGCCGCGCAGCGACGCGCGGTGACGGCTGGCTCGCCGCGCCGCGCGATCTGCCCACACTCGAGAAAAAGATCGAACAGATCCGGCGGCTCGCGGAGGACGCCGGCCGCGACCCGGCCACCATCGGCGTCGCAACGAGCGGCGGCGCGCGCACCCTCGACGAGATGATCGACTTCGTGCCCAAGCTCGAGAAGATCGGTGTAACCGTGATGAACATGGCGTCGCGCTTCTGGGCCTCGACTCCGGACGAAGCGATCGACCTCCTCGAGTCGTTCGCCTCCCGCGCCGGACTCACCCCGCGGACCGTGACGTAACCGGTCAAGACCTCCACCGGTTAACGGGTGCCTTGCGTGGCTCGCGCGACGTCGTCTCGTCCCGAGACGACCGAACCATCCGATCGGCGCTCCGCGCGGCCGCAGCACCGGATTGACCAGAATCGCCGGAGCGAGTTACGAAGATCCCATGCGCTCCCACAAGGTTACACTCGCTGTCCTCGCTACCCTGACCGCCTTCGGCTGCTCGGTGCCCCGCCCGGTCGTCTACCCGAACGAGCACCTACAAGTCGTGGGTCAGAAAACGGCGAAGAGAGACATCGACGTCTGCATCAAAAAGGCCGAGGGCTACGTCGAAGGGGTCACCGCCGGCCAGGTCGCGAAGGAGACGGCGATCGGCGGCGGCGCGGGTGCGGCCATCGGCGCCGCCGCCGGCGCGGCAGGCGGTGCAGCATTCGGAAATGCGGGCGGTGGTGCCGCCGCGGGTGCTGCGGGTGGTGCGGTCACCGCGCTTCTTCGGTCCGCCTTCAAGAGCACGCAACTCACTCCCGCGCAGCAGGGATTCGTGAACCGCTGCCTCACCGACGAAGGTTATCAGGTCATCGGCTGGCAGTAGGCGGGAAGTTCTTCAGGATCTCCTGAACGGCTTTCGTCATGTCCTTGTCGCGCTCCGCCGAGGTGCGGGTGTCCTGCTTCTGCATTTTGGCCTGCCCTGAGCCACGCCAGACCAGGTCGTCGCGTTCGCGATCGACGATGTCGATGATCAGGGTGCCCAGCTCGTACTGATGCACGGTCGTCTGGGTGCCCATCATCGAGGGGCCCCACCAGCCATTGTAGCCGTAGTGCGTCGGCGTCGAACGTACGCTGAGCTTGTCGTCGACGGCCGCTTGGTACGCGACGTAAAAGTCCGGCTGGGCCGTCGGAAGAACTTCCTTGAAGCCCTTCCCCTTCAGATCGGCGATCGTCGCACGCCGGACTCGACCCGCGAGGATCGAACTGTCGGCCCGCCGATCACCAGTGGGCGCCGGCATGATCGGGAGCCACGCAAAGCTGCGAAGCTTCGAGAAGTCCACCTCGGGGTTGAAGTCCGATTGGATGGTGATGCTCGGCGAACAGGCCGCCATCGTGAGCAAGACCGCCAGCGCGGTCGCGAATGAACGAAGCTTCATACCCATCACTCCTCTTTGGACCACGCCGCGGGCCCTCGCGCGAGGCCTCTCGGCTTCGTCGTCGCCCTGCTTAGCGGAGGCGGCCGGCGATAGGAAGCTCCCGTCCGGTTCGGCCGCACTAGGGGCGGTTCCCGCCCCCGGACGCACGGACAGCGGCGGAAAAGCCGGGCGAGCGATCATTGCGAGAGAGCACATGCCATCAGGTCCAGTATCGGTAGCCTGGCTCAGGCGGCGCTGCGAAAGGTTCAAATCCGGTTCAATTCCAGGCCGCATCGCGCCAAAATGCAACGGGAGAGACCCATGCCAGTCCAGATCCGCTTTCCTCCGTTCCACCTCGACGCATGGGCGCTCGGACAGTTCGAGGAAGGCCGTACGCGTGCCGACGAGGGATGGGCGATCGCACAATTGATGGGCCCTCGGCGAAGGGCGAACGGGCAGAGGTCTTCGAGCGATACCGAGAAGGCCTCGACACGCTCGACCTCGTAGTCGCCCGAGTCCTTCTGGACGCCTAGAGCTTTTCGCAGTAGGGAAAGCTCCGTGATCGAGCTCTATACGTGGACGACCCCCAACGGCCAACAGGCCTCGATCTTCCTCGAAGAAACGGGACTCGACTACAAGGTGATCCCGGTCGACCTCCAAAACGGCGATCAGCGAGGCGACGAGTTCACGGCCTTGAACCCGAACCAGAAGATCCCGGCGATCGTCGACCCCGATGTGAAGGGAGACCCGGTCCGGCTGTTCGAATCCGGCGCGATCCTAATCTACCTCGCCGAGAAGACGGGGACGTTCCTCCCGCAGGAAGGCGCCGAGCGCGCCGAAGTGCTGCAGTGGCTGATGTACCAAATGAGCCACGTGGGTCCGATCCTTGGACAGGCGAACCACTTCGCCACGCACTCCGAGCCGATCCAGTATGCGATTGATCGCTTCATAAACGAAGGCGTACGCATCGTCGGCGTACTCAACACCGGCCTCGAGGGCCACGAGTACCTCGCCGGCCAGTATTCCATCGCCGACATCGCCACCTATCCGTGGGTGTCGGCCGCGTGGGGACCGTTCGTCACGATGATGCCTGAGAAGGCCGGAGCGATGACGAACGTGAAGGCATGGCTCGATCGCCTGGGCGCGCGCGAGGCCGTGCAGCGCGGCATGGCCGTGCCCACAGCGCCTGCGTAGGCCGTTCCAGATCGGGAATGGCAGCCTGTTCCGGCCGTTCCCTTCTGAAACACCCCCTCGCGCGACGCCTGCGGAAACCGTCCGAAATCCGGGCCTCGGCCCATCCGCAGCCCCTGGCACGGTTCATGGAGTAGTGGGTCAGCGCAACCACGGACGCACCCACGAACCTCCAAGAGACCTCCGCACGCACCTCCGAACGACACGCGACACCCCAAACCAGAACGTCCCCCCAACCCGCCGCAACCTCTTGGGGAAGGCCCCCGCCTTCCCAACCTGACGACGGACTCACAGCACCGCCTCTTCCACCCCACACCGACGACACCAAGCTCCTCCCCCGGCCCACCACACCTCCCCCGGACCCCGCACCCACCTCTTGAGGGACTACCCGCTCAACCTCCCCCGCGTCAGCTGCTCCCCACCCGCCCACAACGGAGCCGATGACTTCCGCCGACGACGCGCCCCCCCCCCCGCCGTCGGCAAACCCCCTCCTCTGATCGCTACCGGCGGCGTCCTTCCTGGACGCCGCCGTAGTCGTATTCGGGGCCCGGGTTACTCCAGGTAACCGAGTGCGCGCAGCTCCTCGGCAACGGCAGGATCCTTTACCTGCCCCGAGTGATCGCGTCGGCCGACATGGTACGCCTCGGCGAGAGCTTCGAGTTCCGCGACCCGTTGGGGCCGGCTCTCTGCGGGAAGCGGCGATTGCGCCAGCGGATCCGCTGCGAGATCGAACGCGCGCGACCCTTTGCGGTCGTGCACCGCCTTTACGTCGCCTTCGTACACAGCGACGTCACGGCGACGGATCTCCGTCGGGTCCTTGTCCCACAAGGGCTCGTTCATCTCGGCGAAGTACAGGCGATCTTCGAGCGGCTCGCCTCTCAGCGCGCCCGCGAGCGAGCGCCCATCGATGTCCTCGGGAGCTGATTGCCCGACGAGTTCGAGAAGCGTCGGTGCGAGATCGACGACGCCGACCCGGCCCTCGACCCGCCGCGGCGCGTCCGTGTTCCGCGGGTCCCGGATAATGAGCGGAACACGCAGGACGATCTCATCGAGCGAGAGGCCATGGCCGACAACGCCGTTCTCTCCAAGCGCCTGGCCATGATCCGCCGTCAGGACGACGATCGTTTCGTCAGCGAGACCAGTCGCCGCCAACTCCTCCAATACCGGAGCGATGAGCCGATCGAGTTCGCGCACCTCCCCGTCGTAGAGCACCCGAACCGCGAGCCGTTCTTCCGCGGACCAGGGGATTTTCTTCCCGAGCGAGTAGAAGACGTTCACGTCCGCCCCCTCGGCAAGAGGGCCAGCGTAGTCCGCGAGCCGCTCCCGTGCGTAGGGGGTTACCCGGTACGGCGCGTGCGCCTCGAAATAGTGCAGCCAAAGAAAGAACGGGCGCTCGCGCGGGCCAGCCAACCACTCGACCGCGAGCTTGGTGATCTCGTCCCCATCTCGGATGCCACCGGTCGACCCACCGGTCGCCGGATCACTCAGGTCGTCGAAGCCCTGATGCAGTCCGCCCCGGCTGACCATCGACCCGAAGCTCACAAAGGCCGCCGTGTCGTAGCCCGCGGTGCGGAGCGTCTCGGCGAGGGTTACCGTGCCTTCCTGCAGCTTGTCGTGATTCGCGCGAACCCCGTGCTGGCGTGGATTGAGGCCCGTCAGCATCGACGCATGCGAAGGGAACGTCGCGCCCATCGGCGCGATCACGTTCTCGAAGACCGTCCCCGCCCGGGCCACCTCATCCATGGTCGGCGTGTGACCGCCGTCGCTCCCGTACACGCCCAAGGCATCGGGCCGTGTCGTGTCGAAGCTAACGAGGAGAACGCTGGGCGGCGCCGCGGCCGCAGGGGCAACCGCGGGGACATCATTCGACGCCGGACGTTCGCAACCCAGGCACAACGCGAGCGTGACGAGCACGATCCTTCTCATCGAACCACCTCACCCAAAACGAGGAGATCACTCAACCGCACCGGATGCACCTCGCCTTCCACGGGGACCACCCGAATCGAGACCCGTTGAACGGTTTCGGGGTCGAACGGATGCCGTACGTGCAGGACCCGAAGCGGCGGGCCGGCATTGGGCGCGCGATACGACTTCGGCTCCAGAACCTCATCGCCGATTCTGATCTCGAGGCCCCCGACCTCGGCGTTGCGCAGCTCGTAGATCTTGAGGATCTCGCCTTTGAAACCGAACTCCACCGTGGCCCCTGCCTCGGCCGACTCCCACACCGTAATACCCCGGCGCGTGGCCCCCTCGGGAGTCACGCGCCGCCACTCCCCGCTCATCATCCATTCCGCAAGAGGCACCTTGCGCGCCGCCTGCCAGTGGTTCCGCACGATCGGACGGTCCAGCTCGCCCGCGTGGTCCCGCGCCCCCGGTCCCGCCAGGATCGAGTCCAACCCCTGGGAGACGGCGCGCGCGTAGATGCGATGCCCGCGCGCGTACGGGTGAATCCCGTCGCGAGCGAACGCCGGAGGCGCGCCCGCCTCCGGCTTCCGCGGCCCCTTCAAACGAAGGGCCCCGGCGCGGTGCAGCTGGTTGATGACGACCCCCGCATCGATCGAAGGAATGCCGTGAAATGCCGCCACCTTTTCGTGGGAGCGCACGGGACGCGGCCGTTTGCCCCGCCCGTACGCCGCCTCGAAGCTCGGCTCGAAGAGGTACACGAACAAGATGTCCGTCCGGGGATCCGCCGACCAGATCTTGCGGACGATGCCTTCGACGGCCCGGATCGTCTTCTTGGGCGTCGTCCCGGCGTCGTTCACGGCGAACTCGATCACGACGAGATCCGGTTCGTGAGGAAGGATCTCGCGATCCAGCCGGAACGCCGCCACGCCACTCCCCGTCGCCGACAGCCCGGCATTGACCGAGAAGATCGCCTCTTTACCGTAGCGCTCCTGCAGGCGTCCAACGACACCATCGCCCCAGCCCCCGAGCGCCGTGATCGACCCCCCCACGAACGCGATCGTGACCGGCTCGCCCGCATCGAGCTTCGCGCGGACGTTCCCCAACCCGGCGCGCACCTCGACCCGGGGCGCAGGCGCGGGCGCCGGCGCCGCGAAAGAAGCCGACGCGAGGAGAAGCGCGGTACACGCGCCCGAAAGCCACGACTTCACGAGGACACCTCACGGCCGCGCCGCGACGATCGCTTGGCCTCGTACATGCGCGTGTCCGCCAGGCGCAGAAGAGCATCCGCCTCTTGCGCATCCGTCGGAAGCGCCACCCATCCGAACGACACATCGAGGCGGGCGGCGATCCCCCGGTCCTCTAGGAACACACGACCACGAATCGTGGCTGCGAGCTCCGCGCTGCGGCTGGCGGCGGGCGGACCGTCCGCTTCGGGCGGAAGGAAAGCGGCCTCGTCGCCCCCGAAACGACATCCGATCTCCTCTGCGGTGAGCGTCTCGCGCAGAACCTCGCCGACCTCGGCGAGGACCTCGCTTCCACTGAGGTGACCATGCTCATCCACCAACGTCTTGAACCGGTCCAGGTCGAAGAAGGCTAGCGCGAACCGTTTCCCGCGCCGCACCGCGCCCTCCACGCACGACGGGAAGTAGCGGGAGTTCCGAAGTCCGGAGAGCGGATCGTTTCCACTCGATTCGAGAAAGATCCCATGCGCCTTGGCGTTGCGAATCGCGATGGCCGCGAAGTCGGCGTGCGCCTCCAGGATGCGAAAGTCCTCGCCCGAGAACTCGCGTTCGTCGAGCTCGTTCACCAGTTCGATGACGCCGAGCACCTGGCCCTCGGCACTCACCAACCGCAAGACGAGCGCGTTTCCCGCATCCTCCCCCAGCAAAAGAGACCAGTTCGTGGGCTGAAGAAGCCGGTCGAGGCCGCTCAGGATCTCGCCGAGCACCACGTAGAGATCGAGCGACGAGCGCAGCAGCCACGCCAGCCGAACGAAGGTTGCGAAATCGGGGCGTCGGCGGTCACTCATCGCGCCTTCGATCATCGCAGATTGCGCCGAGAGCCGCATACGACGGGGTCAGTCGTGAACGACCTCGGTCGCCACCGCCCCGTCGACGGGCTGCCCCGGCTCGATCCCGAGCAGGTGCGTCACCGTGGGATGGATGTCGATCGCGTCGACGTGGTCGACCGGTGCCTGCGCGACCCCGTCGCCCCAGGCATAGAAGACGCCGTGGACTTCCGGGTGATGCGGCGGATGGCCGTGCGATGCATGAAGCGCACCGGACGCATCGATGGCCATGGGACCCGTCCACGCGAGCCACCGCAACCACCAGGGGAACTGCCCGCGGTCCTCCATGGCGAAGCCCGGCTTCGCCGACAAGATGAGGTCGCCGACACGAGGGCCTTGTCCCAGATGCGAGTACGGCGGCGGCCGGTCGCGCCGCAGGACCTCGAACTCCTCGTGCCCGGACAGCTTCCGAGCGGCCTCGTCGATCTGCGACGGGTCGTCCAGATAGACAAAGGCGGTCGACCCCGTCGCGAGCATGCGCGCCTCGACACCCGCCTCCCGCAAAATGAACTCCGGGCTCAGAATGTGGCTGACCGGCATCATGCCGTGGTCTGTCGTGACGACGAGCGCGGTCTCCTCTGCGATCCCCGCCGACTCGATCGCCTCGACGACCGTGCCGACCGCGGCGTCCGTCACGCGCACCTCCGCGAGGGTCTCGGGATCTTCCATGCCGAGAAAGTGCGCCTTCCCGTCGGGACCCTTGAAGTAGGCGAGGATCAGCTGGGGCCGCTCGTCCTCGGGAAGCCGCAGGAGCGCGGCAACCTGCTCCGCTCGGCCCGCGTCGTCGGGATAGTCTTTGAAGTCATCGACCCAATCCACGATTCGAGCAAGCTTGCCGAACTCGTTGGAAACCTGGCCGTACCAGCCCAGAGTGGCCGTACGAACACCCTGGCGCTCCGCCGCCTCGTGAAGCTGCTCGCACTCGAGCACCCAATCCGCATCGGCGGAGTGATCGTAGAAACCGAGATCGGGATCGAAGAACCGATTCGTCACGATCCCATGACGCTCCGGCCAGCAGCCGGTGCTGATGGTGAAGCCCCCGATGAGCGAGATGCTCGGGAACGGCGGGATCATCGAGTGGGTCCAGGCGCCCTCTCGCTCGAGCCGATCCAGGGTCGGGGTCTCTGTGGCCCGCACCAGCGCCGGCGCAAGGCCGTCGAACAACAATACGACGACGGTCCGCTTCGCGGTCGAACCTCTCGCCTCGGTCACGAGCTCCGCCGGGACCTTCCCGTGCGGCGGCCACTGCTCCACTCCTGGATGTTCCGGGCTCGTGACGAGCAGGACGGCCGCGAGGACGACGACCAAACCGAGAACCACACATCCAATGGCGCGGAGCATGGCCGGATTAGTCGCCCAATCCACAGCGGGACTCAAGGCCGCGCGCGTCGTCTCCGGGGCACCGGCTTTCCACGACCGACGAGGGACCTGCCGGGACCCGCTCGCACGAAATCTCCGAACCAGGTAAATTTGCGTGCATGACGCGAATCTTCCTCTTCCTTGCAACGAACATCGCGATCCTCGTGGTCTTAAGCACCGTGCTGAGCCTGTTCGGCTTCGAGGGCTACCTTGCGCAGAACGGCCTCGACATGGGCCAACTCCTGCTCTTCTGTGCCGTCTTCGGCATGGGTGGATCGTTCATCTCGCTCGCCATGTCGAAGTGGATCGCCAAGCGCTCCGTCGGGGCGCAGGTCATCACCGACCCGAAGGACCAGAGCTCGCAGTGGCTCATCGCCACCGTTCAGACGCTCGCACGCCAGGCCAACATCGGCATGCCCGAGGTCGCGGTGTTCAACTCCCCCGAGCCCAATGCCTTCGCCACGGGCGCCAGCAAGAATAACGCACTCGTGGCCGTGAGCACCGGACTTCTGCAAAACATGAACAAAGAGGAGATCACGGCCGTCCTCGGCCACGAGATCTCGCACGTCTCCAACGGCGACATGGTGACGCTCACCCTGATCCAGGGCGTGCTCAACACGTTCGTGATGTTCCTCGCGCGCGTCGTCGGTTACGCGATCGACAAGGCGGTGTTTCGCAACGAACGCGACGGTGTCGGAATCGGCTACTTCGTCACGGTCATCGTCGCGCAGATCCTCTTCGGGATCCTCGCGAGCATCATCGTCCGGTGGTTCTCGCGCAGGCGCGAGTTCCGCGCCGACGCCGGCGGAGCCAGTCTCGCCGGGCGCGACAGCATGATCGGCGCACTCGAAGCCTTGAAGGGGCCATCCGAGCCCGTAGGGCTCCCGGAACAGATGGCGGCCTTCGGCGTTGCGGGCGGTGCCTCGAAGTGGAGCGACCTGTTTCGCACCCACCCGCCGCTCGACGATCGAATCGCCGCCCTGCGCAACGCCTCCTGAGATCGGGCTTCAGGCCTTGTGGTCGAGGTGCCCCCGGCCCTGCACGAAATTCACTTCGAGTCGGATGCCGTCCGGGTCCTCGAAGAGGATCGAGTAGTATCCCGGTGCGAACGCATCCGCCTGCGGCGGATGAACGATCTTTGCGCCGAGACCCACGACGAAGCGGTGCACCTCATCGACATCTTCCTGCTCTCACGCGCGAAAGCAGATGTGGTCCAGTCCGGGACGACGCTGGTGGAATTCTTCCCCGGCGTGCTCCGCGGCCGCCGGGGTGATCGCGAGTCCCGTGCGACTGCCGATGCCGTAGTAGAAGTCGTCCCCGTCGATGAGGGTCATCATCTCGAAAAGACCGAGTAGCGGCTGATACAAGGCCTTGGACCGCCCCATGTCGGACACGATGAGCTCGACGTGCGCGATGCCGTTGAGCTTCAGGTCCCCCCTTTTCTTCGTAGGCGCGAGTCAGCGCAGCAGGCCCCGGCCGACCTGTAGCGGAACCGAGAGCGCGTCGAGCAGGCCGGGCGCCGCCTCGCAGACGAACGGGATCGCGTTCACCACGCGGGCCGCGGCCGTCGTATTCCCGCCCGCCGCACGGTCGTGATTCTCGTCTTCCGATTCGATCTCGAGATGGATGTTGGGTCGGCCGGTGATCTTGATTCCGTGCGCGCCGGAGCCCTCGTGCGGCTTCGGCCAGTGCGGCGCCATCGCATCGTCGATGCGGGTCGTGTGATCGACGACGATTTTGGGCTTTCCGCCGACCAATCCCTGCACCTCGAACCGGAAAGCCCCCTGCGTTCCCTTCTCGAAGACGCCCAACTGGTTTTCGACCGTGCGATCGAGCGGCAGGCGCTCGACCTCTTCGCGAATGTCGTCGAGTTCGACACCCAGACCGCGCGCCACCAGCCGAATCACACCACCCCACACCATCGTGGGTACGCCGGGCAGGATCATGGGCGGTGTCTGCTCCATTGGCATACCGAAGCCGACGAGGTTCCGGACCGCGTCGGGCTGGTCGTAATAGGCGTAATTGAAGATCTCGTAAGCACGAATCTCGTGGATCTCCTCGCATAGCCCCGAGAGCGCGAGCGGGAGCACGTCGTTGATGAAGCCCGGATCGATCCCCGAAACGAAGCACGACGCCCCCCCCTCGGTGCAGGCCGCTTCCATGCGAGAGCGAATCTGCTCGGGCGCCGAGGTCGGATCGTACAGCGGGTACACCGACGTCGACACGACGTTGAGCCCCGCGCGCAGGCAGCGCTCGAAGTCGGCTAGCGCCTCATCCGGCCGGAAGTCGCCGGAGGCACAATACGCAACCGCATCGGCGCCGGAACCAAGGACCGCCTCGATGTCATCGGTCGCCCGAATGCCCAACGGCGGCAGGCCCACGAGCTCACCGGCATCCCGGCCCACCTTCTCGGGATTCGAGACCAGCACGGCCACCAGTTCCAATGCCGGATTCGACACCACCGTTCGCAACGCCGGCACGCCGACGTTTCCCGTCCCCCAGACCACTACCTTGTGTGACATGACCGGACGATAGGTCGGTGAGCCCGCGAGCTCAAGACGGGCCCGCTCAACCCAGCGGTGCTCATCTGTGACCATCGGAGGCGACGAAGACGCCTACCCAGCTCGGGGAGCTCACTCTGGATTGGTTCACGACGGGATTGCGGAAAGGCGGACGACTCCGGAATGCCGCCGTGGCGGGCATCGAGGTCAACCCCATCGGTGCCGACCACGGCTTTTGGTCCACGGTCGGTCGGGTCGAGTTGAGCTACGATCGTTCCGAGCCTCGATGCCCGAGACGAACGGCCGAGCGATGGAGGTCATCCAGACCATGTACCGCCGGCTCTTCTACTTCGCTGCCGAGATGGATGCGGGCGCCGTTCTCCCGTGAACTCAATCGGCGTCGGACGGACCGGCGCAGACAGCGGGAAGAAGAGCACCGCGCAGCCGACGTAGATGCAAAACATGATCTGCTCGGACGCCAGCGAACGAAGAAGCTGCTTCTGCACCAGACCATAGAAGGCCCAGAACGTCGCCGCCCCCACCATCAGAAGATTCCCGACGAGGTACTGATCGTGCCCCGCCAGATCGGCTGCGACGGCGCCGAGTTGGCTGCGAAAAAAGACTCCGAGCCCGGCGAGGAGGGTCGCGAAGCCCACCCACTGACCAAGCCCGAACTTCTCGCGGAAGAACAGAAGCCCTCCCATCGCCAGGAGCAGCGG
Protein-coding regions in this window:
- a CDS encoding dihydrodipicolinate reductase, producing MSHKVVVWGTGNVGVPALRTVVSNPALELVAVLVSNPEKVGRDAGELVGLPPLGIRATDDIEAVLGSGADAVAYCASGDFRPDEALADFERCLRAGLNVVSTSVYPLYDPTSAPEQIRSRMEAACTEGGASCFVSGIDPGFINDVLPLALSGLCEEIHEIRAYEIFNYAYYDQPDAVRNLVGFGMPMEQTPPMILPGVPTMVWGGVIRLVARGLGVELDDIREEVERLPLDRTVENQLGVFEKGTQGAFRFEVQGLVGGKPKIVVDHTTRIDDAMAPHWPKPHEGSGAHGIKITGRPNIHLEIESEDENHDRAAGGNTTAAARVVNAIPFVCEAAPGLLDALSVPLQVGRGLLR
- a CDS encoding sulfatase; the encoded protein is MRRIVLVTLALCLGCERPASNDVPAVAPAAAAPPSVLLVSFDTTRPDALGVYGSDGGHTPTMDEVARAGTVFENVIAPMGATFPSHASMLTGLNPRQHGVRANHDKLQEGTVTLAETLRTAGYDTAAFVSFGSMVSRGGLHQGFDDLSDPATGGSTGGIRDGDEITKLAVEWLAGPRERPFFLWLHYFEAHAPYRVTPYARERLADYAGPLAEGADVNVFYSLGKKIPWSAEERLAVRVLYDGEVRELDRLIAPVLEELAATGLADETIVVLTADHGQALGENGVVGHGLSLDEIVLRVPLIIRDPRNTDAPRRVEGRVGVVDLAPTLLELVGQSAPEDIDGRSLAGALRGEPLEDRLYFAEMNEPLWDKDPTEIRRRDVAVYEGDVKAVHDRKGSRAFDLAADPLAQSPLPAESRPQRVAELEALAEAYHVGRRDHSGQVKDPAVAEELRALGYLE
- a CDS encoding DUF4136 domain-containing protein, whose amino-acid sequence is MKLRSFATALAVLLTMAACSPSITIQSDFNPEVDFSKLRSFAWLPIMPAPTGDRRADSSILAGRVRRATIADLKGKGFKEVLPTAQPDFYVAYQAAVDDKLSVRSTPTHYGYNGWWGPSMMGTQTTVHQYELGTLIIDIVDRERDDLVWRGSGQAKMQKQDTRTSAERDKDMTKAVQEILKNFPPTASR
- a CDS encoding glutathione S-transferase N-terminal domain-containing protein, with amino-acid sequence MIELYTWTTPNGQQASIFLEETGLDYKVIPVDLQNGDQRGDEFTALNPNQKIPAIVDPDVKGDPVRLFESGAILIYLAEKTGTFLPQEGAERAEVLQWLMYQMSHVGPILGQANHFATHSEPIQYAIDRFINEGVRIVGVLNTGLEGHEYLAGQYSIADIATYPWVSAAWGPFVTMMPEKAGAMTNVKAWLDRLGAREAVQRGMAVPTAPA
- a CDS encoding TIGR03619 family F420-dependent LLM class oxidoreductase, giving the protein MEFGVALPHFGPQARAPGVAERLRDVAQAADRLGYDIVWTAEHVIFPRSVETPYPYGDSFPYDINDPVLDPVATLSWVAAATTHVRLGSAVLVLPYHHPVTLAKSLATLDVLSGGRVLLGVAGGWLREEFELLGVPFKERGARTDEAIDLMKHLWTTETADFEGRFHQVRDAAFFPKPIQAPHPPIWIGGDSAAALRRAATRGDGWLAAPRDLPTLEKKIEQIRRLAEDAGRDPATIGVATSGGARTLDEMIDFVPKLEKIGVTVMNMASRFWASTPDEAIDLLESFASRAGLTPRTVT
- a CDS encoding alkaline phosphatase family protein, coding for MLRAIGCVVLGLVVVLAAVLLVTSPEHPGVEQWPPHGKVPAELVTEARGSTAKRTVVVLLFDGLAPALVRATETPTLDRLEREGAWTHSMIPPFPSISLIGGFTISTGCWPERHGIVTNRFFDPDLGFYDHSADADWVLECEQLHEAAERQGVRTATLGWYGQVSNEFGKLARIVDWVDDFKDYPDDAGRAEQVAALLRLPEDERPQLILAYFKGPDGKAHFLGMEDPETLAEVRVTDAAVGTVVEAIESAGIAEETALVVTTDHGMMPVSHILSPEFILREAGVEARMLATGSTAFVYLDDPSQIDEAARKLSGHEEFEVLRRDRPPPYSHLGQGPRVGDLILSAKPGFAMEDRGQFPWWLRWLAWTGPMAIDASGALHASHGHPPHHPEVHGVFYAWGDGVAQAPVDHVDAIDIHPTVTHLLGIEPGQPVDGAVATEVVHD
- a CDS encoding sensor domain-containing diguanylate cyclase translates to MSDRRRPDFATFVRLAWLLRSSLDLYVVLGEILSGLDRLLQPTNWSLLLGEDAGNALVLRLVSAEGQVLGVIELVNELDEREFSGEDFRILEAHADFAAIAIRNAKAHGIFLESSGNDPLSGLRNSRYFPSCVEGAVRRGKRFALAFFDLDRFKTLVDEHGHLSGSEVLAEVGEVLRETLTAEEIGCRFGGDEAAFLPPEADGPPAASRSAELAATIRGRVFLEDRGIAARLDVSFGWVALPTDAQEADALLRLADTRMYEAKRSSRRGREVSS
- the htpX gene encoding protease HtpX; protein product: MTRIFLFLATNIAILVVLSTVLSLFGFEGYLAQNGLDMGQLLLFCAVFGMGGSFISLAMSKWIAKRSVGAQVITDPKDQSSQWLIATVQTLARQANIGMPEVAVFNSPEPNAFATGASKNNALVAVSTGLLQNMNKEEITAVLGHEISHVSNGDMVTLTLIQGVLNTFVMFLARVVGYAIDKAVFRNERDGVGIGYFVTVIVAQILFGILASIIVRWFSRRREFRADAGGASLAGRDSMIGALEALKGPSEPVGLPEQMAAFGVAGGASKWSDLFRTHPPLDDRIAALRNAS
- a CDS encoding EamA family transporter, translated to MERHQTTGRVGMGFGLACTTMLLWGALPIALKVILAEMAPSTITFYRFLGSAFVVGAVLGVRGRLPSLRTLDRPVRWMLLAAGTFLCVDYLLYLMSLDRTTPADAQVLIQLGPLLLAMGGLLFFREKFGLGQWVGFATLLAGLGVFFRSQLGAVAADLAGHDQYLVGNLLMVGAATFWAFYGLVQKQLLRSLASEQIMFCIYVGCAVLFFPLSAPVRPTPIEFTGERRPHPSRQRSRRAGGTWSG
- a CDS encoding SGNH/GDSL hydrolase family protein codes for the protein MKSWLSGACTALLLASASFAAPAPAPAPRVEVRAGLGNVRAKLDAGEPVTIAFVGGSITALGGWGDGVVGRLQERYGKEAIFSVNAGLSATGSGVAAFRLDREILPHEPDLVVIEFAVNDAGTTPKKTIRAVEGIVRKIWSADPRTDILFVYLFEPSFEAAYGRGKRPRPVRSHEKVAAFHGIPSIDAGVVINQLHRAGALRLKGPRKPEAGAPPAFARDGIHPYARGHRIYARAVSQGLDSILAGPGARDHAGELDRPIVRNHWQAARKVPLAEWMMSGEWRRVTPEGATRRGITVWESAEAGATVEFGFKGEILKIYELRNAEVGGLEIRIGDEVLEPKSYRAPNAGPPLRVLHVRHPFDPETVQRVSIRVVPVEGEVHPVRLSDLLVLGEVVR